Proteins encoded together in one Candidatus Neomarinimicrobiota bacterium window:
- a CDS encoding SRPBCC family protein — translation MEVQDFIEIAAPPEGIWSFMVEPEKILEWCITFEKFEYLSDQRSGVGTPLYIEERAGSRLMQLNFSVTEWVEHERLAFRMTSGEFVKGYEQSWTVEATPSGSRFTFWEEVKLPYGIFGRIIGLFARRVSAATVKEMLAKLQSLAEA, via the coding sequence ATGGAAGTACAGGATTTTATCGAAATTGCAGCGCCACCTGAGGGAATCTGGTCCTTCATGGTGGAGCCAGAGAAGATCCTGGAGTGGTGCATCACCTTCGAGAAATTCGAGTATCTCTCCGATCAGCGCAGCGGCGTGGGCACACCGCTGTACATCGAGGAAAGAGCCGGCAGCCGACTCATGCAGCTGAACTTCAGCGTTACGGAATGGGTGGAGCATGAGCGGCTGGCTTTCAGGATGACGTCGGGAGAATTTGTAAAGGGGTACGAACAGAGCTGGACCGTGGAGGCCACTCCGTCCGGCAGCCGATTTACCTTCTGGGAGGAGGTCAAACTGCCCTACGGGATTTTCGGCCGAATAATCGGATTGTTCGCCCGGCGCGTCTCAGCGGCCACCGTCAAGGAAATGCTGGCCAAGCTGCAAAGCCTGGCGGAAGCCTGA